The Lycium barbarum isolate Lr01 chromosome 12, ASM1917538v2, whole genome shotgun sequence genome includes a region encoding these proteins:
- the LOC132623617 gene encoding putative pentatricopeptide repeat-containing protein At5g43820, producing MLLARFLTSRSTSLNLSPLISTLSHSISSLPFSNSPTNLDESHVLTQLSHLLPIRQTVKTFPTHLPNQNNQCKFNVLDELLTPEDKLRGIFLQKLKGKTAIEKALTSVNVELTVDLVANVVNKGNLDGTSIVTFFNWAVKQPTLLINNDTYCIVIKALGRRKFFEHMVDMFKEMRNKGIIPNLETLEIVVDSFIRARRISKAVELFSGLEDYGLWCSTETLNVVLGCLCRRSHVGAANSLLVKMKEKVSFDVATYNIVIGGWSRFGSVKEVERILKEMVDDGFEANNLTYSYVLECLGRAGRIDEAVEIFEGLEEKGCVVDVEIYNAMISNFIAHGEIDESLKYYERMLNRGCEPDGDTYMRLISAFLKARRVADAIEMFDEMLNRGMIVTTGTVTSFLEPLCSYGPPHAALTIYKKARQAGCRISLTAYKLLLMRLSRFGKCGMLLNIWNEMQESGYSSDMEVYEYVINGLCNIGQLENAVLVMEEALEKGFYPSRLICSKLNNKLLASNKIEIAYRLFLKIKIARGKHNSQTYWRAKGWHF from the coding sequence ATGCTTCTCGCAAGATTTCTCACTTCCAGGTCCACTTCTCTTAATCTTTCCCCATTAATCTCTACATTATCTCACTCAATTTCATCATTACCATTTTCTAATTCCCCCACTAATTTAGACGAATCTCATGTACTAACCCAACTCTCCCACCTTTTACCCATCCGTCAAACAGTAAAAACCTTTCCTACACATTTACCTAACCAAAACAATCAGTGTAAATTTAACGTCTTAGATGAGCTTTTAACTCCTGAAGATAAGTTACGTGGCATTTTTCTCCAAAAACTTAAGGGCAAAACTGCAATTGAAAAAGCACTTACATCTGTTAACGTTGAATTAACGGTTGATTTAGTTGCTAATGTTGTAAACAAGGGTAATTTAGATGGTACATCAATTGTTACATTTTTCAATTGGGCTGTCAAACAACCAACACTACTTATTAATAATGATACTTACTGTATAGTTATTAAAGCATTAGGGAGGAGGAAGTTTTTTGAGCATATGGTTGATATGTTCAAGGAAATGAGGAATAAAGGAATTATCCCGAATTTAGAGACACTTGAGATTGTGGTTGATAGCTTTATTCGAGCTCGACGAATTTCAAAGGCTGTAGAGTTGTTTAGTGGATTAGAGGACTATGGATTGTGGTGTAGTACGGAGACGCTTAACGTTGTTTTAGGGTGTTTATGTCGTCGATCACATGTAGGTGCTGCGAATTCGTTACTTGtgaaaatgaaagagaaggtTTCTTTTGATGTCGCGACTTATAATATAGTTATTGGTGGGTGGTCGAGATTTGGGAGTGTTAAGGAAGTAGAGAGAATCTTGAAGGAAATGGTGGATGATGGATTTGAGGCGAATAATTTGACTTATAGTTATGTTCTTGAATGTTTAGGGAGAGCTGGTAGAATTGATGAGGCCGTTGAGATTTTCGAGGGTTTGGAGGAAAAGGGGTGTGTGGTTGATGTTGAGATATACAATGCAATGATATCGAATTTCATTGCACATGGTGAAATTGATGAATCGTTGAAATATTATGAGAGGATGTTAAATAGGGGTTGTGAGCCGGATGGTGATACTTATATGAGACTAATATCTGCTTTTTTGAAAGCTAGAAGAGTAGCCGATGCAATTGAAATGTTTGATGAAATGTTAAACAGGGGGATGATTGTAACTACAGGGACTGTGACCTCTTTTCTCGAGCCTTTGTGTAGTTATGGTCCACCCCATGCAGCTCTAACGATTTATAAGAAGGCGAGACAAGCGGGATGTAGGATATCCTTGACTGCATACAAGTTGCTGCTTATGCGGCTTTCTAGGTTTGGGAAATGTGGTATGCTGTTAAACATCTGGAATGAGATGCAAGAAAGTGGTTATTCTTCTGATATGGAAGTTTATGAGTATGTCATCAATGGGCTTTGCAACATAGGACAGCTTGAAAATGCTGTCCTGGTAATGGAGGAAGCTTTAGAGAAAGGATTTTACCCCAGCAGGCTTATCTGTAGCAAATTAAACAATAAGCTACTAGCTTCGAACAAAATAGAGATTGCATACAGGCTTTTTCTAAAGATAAAAATTGCACGTGGAAAGCATAATTCACAAACATACTGGCGTGCTAAAGGGTGGCATTTCTGA